A single genomic interval of Veillonellales bacterium harbors:
- a CDS encoding PDZ domain-containing protein — translation MFPWQDLIQLIIARTISVYFDFMYWIVLALVGYQYWTMQRNQKRMFGVCSYSLRQQVLLTLFYGTLGGIVGSVLLTVVGVTLNQMGFNYIWPLALLLMMVSVRFLCFAYAGGIVALGKILFNWPADVNVPQILTLVAVLHITESLLIAISGRYSASPLILRRGDGRLVGAFSLQNFWPLPLVLLMAVAVPGSDLPAGTMHIGDWWPLLPLGIEIPEGQRWVYALTPVVAALGYTDMAITSSPLRRRMETACHLAVYSATLLALALLSAKYEWLQVFAALLCPLGHELLIQLDNRRETEGEPRYVPPNHGVMILDTVLDTPARQLGLKPGDILLSLDGRPVNCGADLGTAILYAPQEFPLVIERDGRRLKKKSRWHTQGDERRLGVILVPEGHEQVYAEMATERFAIWEWLKGLRRK, via the coding sequence ATGTTTCCCTGGCAGGATCTGATTCAACTGATTATTGCCCGTACCATTTCGGTTTATTTTGATTTTATGTACTGGATTGTTCTGGCGCTGGTGGGTTATCAGTATTGGACGATGCAGCGCAATCAGAAGCGAATGTTTGGTGTCTGCAGTTATTCTCTCCGACAGCAGGTATTATTGACTCTCTTTTATGGTACTTTAGGCGGTATTGTTGGCAGTGTGCTGCTGACAGTAGTCGGGGTTACGCTGAATCAGATGGGGTTTAATTATATTTGGCCGCTGGCGCTGCTGCTGATGATGGTCAGTGTCCGGTTTTTGTGTTTTGCCTATGCCGGCGGCATTGTGGCGCTGGGGAAAATATTATTTAATTGGCCGGCAGATGTAAACGTGCCGCAAATCCTGACATTGGTGGCTGTTCTTCACATTACGGAAAGTCTGCTGATTGCTATAAGCGGCAGGTACAGTGCTTCGCCGTTGATTCTGCGTCGAGGCGACGGCCGGCTGGTGGGGGCGTTCAGCTTGCAGAATTTTTGGCCGCTGCCGCTGGTGCTGTTAATGGCAGTGGCAGTTCCCGGCAGCGATCTGCCTGCGGGAACGATGCATATAGGCGATTGGTGGCCGCTTCTTCCTTTGGGAATTGAAATTCCCGAGGGACAGCGCTGGGTTTACGCCCTGACACCGGTAGTGGCGGCTTTAGGCTATACGGACATGGCCATTACCAGTTCACCGCTGCGGCGACGGATGGAGACGGCCTGTCATCTGGCCGTTTACAGTGCCACGCTGCTGGCGCTGGCGCTGTTGTCGGCAAAATATGAGTGGCTGCAGGTCTTTGCCGCATTGCTTTGTCCCCTGGGGCACGAACTGTTGATTCAGCTTGACAACCGGCGGGAAACGGAGGGAGAACCCCGTTATGTGCCGCCAAATCACGGGGTAATGATCTTGGATACTGTATTGGATACACCGGCCCGTCAGCTTGGTTTGAAGCCGGGTGATATCTTGTTATCTCTGGACGGCAGGCCGGTCAATTGCGGTGCCGACCTGGGGACGGCGATTCTCTACGCACCACAGGAATTTCCTCTTGTTATTGAGCGGGACGGCCGTCGGTTGAAAAAGAAAAGCCGGTGGCATACTCAGGGTGATGAACGCCGTTTAGGCGTTATTTTGGTGCCGGAAGGGCATGAACAGGTATATGCGGAGATGGCGACGGAAAGGTTTGCCATCTGGGAATGGCTGAAAGGGCTTAGGAGAAAATAA
- a CDS encoding S41 family peptidase, whose translation MSRRKAIVGAVLLVVFTFAATASGFLYLLNIRSGDVASTIKLFRAIQIVKSRYVEDVPVETLMTGAVKGMVSALGDPHSIYMDAKMYKEFMIETEGSFGGVGIVIGVKDKVLTVVSPIEGTPGEKAGIKSGDRILKIDGQDTQDMALDEAVSKIRGPEGSQVTLTIGRASEPVKDYPLIRSNIQIKTVSGKMLPENIGYIRISMFNENTANDFFHKYDELEKNGMKAVILDLRDNPGGLLEESVKVAGRFVPRGPVVSVVTRDGHREVHNSNLEAVKYPAVVLVNGGSASASEIVSGAIQDTGAGVLVGTKTYGKGSVQTLLRLDGGAIKLTIAKYLTPNDRSINGIGIEPDVKIEAPEVREPGQDIQLDKAIEVIKTKM comes from the coding sequence TTGAGTCGGCGCAAAGCAATCGTTGGGGCTGTTTTGCTGGTGGTGTTTACTTTTGCAGCGACTGCCAGCGGGTTCTTGTATCTATTAAACATCCGCTCCGGCGATGTTGCCAGTACGATTAAGCTTTTCCGGGCAATACAGATTGTCAAGTCCCGGTATGTTGAGGATGTACCGGTGGAGACACTGATGACCGGAGCGGTCAAAGGCATGGTCAGCGCGCTGGGTGATCCTCATTCTATTTATATGGATGCCAAGATGTACAAGGAATTTATGATTGAGACGGAAGGATCTTTTGGCGGCGTTGGTATTGTAATTGGGGTGAAAGACAAAGTGCTGACCGTTGTTTCACCGATTGAGGGGACGCCGGGGGAGAAAGCCGGTATTAAGAGCGGCGACCGTATTTTGAAAATTGACGGACAGGACACCCAGGATATGGCTCTGGACGAAGCAGTCAGCAAAATCCGCGGTCCGGAAGGCAGTCAGGTAACACTTACGATCGGCAGAGCCAGCGAACCGGTTAAAGATTACCCGTTAATCCGGTCAAATATTCAGATTAAGACCGTTTCCGGCAAGATGCTGCCGGAAAATATCGGCTATATCCGTATTTCCATGTTTAATGAAAATACAGCCAATGATTTTTTCCACAAGTATGATGAATTGGAAAAGAACGGAATGAAGGCCGTAATTCTTGATCTTCGCGATAATCCCGGCGGATTGCTGGAGGAAAGCGTCAAGGTAGCCGGCAGGTTTGTGCCGAGAGGGCCGGTTGTATCGGTAGTCACCCGTGACGGCCACAGAGAAGTTCATAATTCCAATCTGGAAGCAGTTAAGTATCCGGCGGTGGTGCTGGTGAATGGTGGCAGTGCCAGCGCATCGGAGATTGTATCCGGCGCTATTCAGGATACCGGGGCAGGAGTATTAGTCGGCACAAAAACCTATGGCAAAGGATCGGTGCAGACACTGCTCAGGCTGGATGGCGGTGCTATTAAGCTGACGATTGCCAAGTACCTGACACCGAATGACCGTTCGATTAACGGCATTGGCATTGAACCGGATGTGAAGATCGAAGCGCCGGAAGTTAGGGAACCGGGGCAGGATATTCAGTTGGATAAGGCCATTGAGGTTATAAAAACCAAGATGTAG